The proteins below come from a single Panicum hallii strain FIL2 chromosome 7, PHallii_v3.1, whole genome shotgun sequence genomic window:
- the LOC112899096 gene encoding uncharacterized protein LOC112899096 yields MSAQVSSVHPSLCPPRHGHPPDDGGAPPPSWVLLDLHAYVADRENATSAYGVMSNGEAIRVTFCTAPPPLVSYICVWCPNLLPSELVMEPTVEAAEEDLVHFRVSTRAHSCRRDHSVYKAPSGGKGPSLSRLERPDRYLNYRRTTIWLHSIAVSAGLGISTWCCTIPWT; encoded by the coding sequence ATGAGCGCTCAAGTATCATCCGTACACCCCTCCCTTTGTCCGCCTCGACACGGCCACCCACccgacgacggcggcgctcccCCGCCGAGCTGGGTCCTCCTCGACCTGCACGCCTACGTCGCCGACCGCGAGAACGCCACCTCGGCCTACGGCGTGATGAGCAACGGCGAGGCCATCCGGGTCACCTTctgcaccgcgccgccgccgctcgtctCCTACATCTGCGTCTGGTGCCCTAACCTGCTGCCAAGTGAGCTGGTCATGGAGCCCACCGTCGAGGCTGCGGAGGAGGACCTCGTCCACTTCCGCGTCTCTACCAGAGCCCACAGCTGTCGCCGTGACCACTCCGTCTACAAGGCCCCCAGCGGCGGCAAGGGCCCCTCATTGTCACGGCTCGAGAGGCCTGACCGCTACCTGAATTATCGCCGCACTACTATCTGGCTGCACTCGATCGCGGTATCAGCCGGCCTGGGAATTTCAACCTGGTGCTGTACAATTCCATGGACATGA
- the LOC112900315 gene encoding cold-responsive protein kinase 1-like, with protein MASTEPRTVFLAFIAILAVVIIILLGICWKVFKPNLIRKLMRPRSPASEVPEYFSGNMSGNLRTITYFDYATLKKATRDFNQKNQLGRGGFGPVYLGKLDDGRKVAVKQLTVGKSGQGESEFFVEVNMITSIQHKNLVRLVGCCSEGSQRLLVYEFMKNKSLDKILFGGDGAPFLNWKTRHQIIIGIARGLQYLHEESNLRIVHRDIKASNILLDDKFQPKISDFGLARFFPEDQTYLSTAFAGTLGYTAPEYAIRGELTVKADTYSFGVLVLEIISSRKNTDLSLPNEMQYLPEHAWRLHEQSKILELVDPKVQADGFDEKEVQQVCQIALLCVQPYPNLRPAMSEVVLMLTMKSDQSIPAPMKPAFLDRKSLKDKNGTSDTAMEMRSYWLNTPSPMVDDRPYDMSCGI; from the exons ATGGCATCTACGGAGCCAAGGACGGTCTTCCTCGCCTTCATCGCCATTCTTGCGGTGGTCATAATAATCCTCCTTGGTATTTGCTGGAAGGTCTTCAAACCAAACCTCATCAGGAAATTGATGCGGCCAAGGAGCCCTGCTTCAG AGGTACCTGAGTACTTCAGCGGCAATATGAGTGGAAACCTCCGGACGATTACATACTTCGACTATGCGACACTGAAGAAGGCCACGAGGGACTTCAACCAGAAAAACCAGCTCGGCAGAGGAGGTTTTGGGCCTGTTTATTTG GGGAAACTAGATGACGGTAGGAAAGTTGCAGTGAAGCAACTCACCGTCGGCAAGTCTGGGCAGGGCGAATCAGAGTTCTTCGTGGAAGTGAACATGATCACAAGCATCCAGCATAAGAATCTCGTTCGCCTGGTTGGGTGCTGCTCCGAGGGATCCCAACGGCTGCTAGTCTACGAGTTCATGAAGAACAAGAGCCTGGACAAGATATTATTTG GGGGTGATGGTGCACCGTTTCTGAACTGGAAAACCAGGCACCAGATAATCATCGGCATCGCACGAGGCTTGCAGTACCTTCACGAGGAGTCGAACCTGAGGATCGTTCATCGCGACATCAAGGCCAGCAACATCCTCCTCGATGACAAGTTCCAGCCCAAGATCAGCGACTTCGGCTTGGCCAGGTTCTTCCCCGAGGACCAGACGTACCTCAGCACTGCCTTTGCCGGGACGCT TGGCTACACTGCGCCTGAATACGCCATCAGAGGGGAGCTGACTGTGAAAGCCGACACCTACAGCTTCGGCGTGCTCGTGCTTGAGATCATCAGCAGCAGGAAGAACACGGATCTCTCCCTTCCGAACGAGATGCAGTACCTTCCTGAACAC GCATGGAGGCTCCACGAGCAATCCAAGATCCTGGAACTTGTCGATCCGAAGGTGCAGGCCGACGGGTTCGACGAGAAGGAGGTGCAGCAGGTGTGCCAGATCGCGCTGCTGTGCGTGCAGCCGTACCCGAACCTGCGGCCGGCAATGTCGGAGGTCGTGCTGATGCTGACGATGAAGAGCGACCAGTCCATCCCCGCGCCGATGAAGCCGGCGTTCCTTGACCGGAAGAGCCTCAAAGACAAGAACGGCACGTCGGACACGGCGATGGAGATGCGGTCGTACTGGCTAAACACGCCGTCGCCCATGGTCGACGACAGGCCATACGACATGAGCTGTGGCATATAG